Proteins encoded by one window of Erythrobacter sp.:
- a CDS encoding DUF885 domain-containing protein, with protein MKFPLLCSAALASALLALGACTAASGESGAATPSASAPAQAPSDIGTFFEQYDAASLALSPQSKAYRGIRDEDYGLWDDASAEADEAQQALRDQYLAQMRSGYDLSALTGQDALSYRLFEASAARSASLEPYREYGFIFDQMNGEQSGIPAFLINTHTVTSASDARAYVSRIEGIGPLMDTLIARSAERAGNGVMPPDWVYPYVLSDIQNLLDAGMDNAVLEDFRSEVAALDLSEDESGSLITAAEAAWASSAVPAYQRLRGEMLRQQAMAPTEDGIWRFPQGAQYYDALLAYYTTTDLTADEIHAIGLNEVERIHGEMRAIMAQVGFEGDLQAFFEFTRSDPQFYHTSREDYLAEVDTVLDAVTARLPDYFITLPQYELQVKAVEAFREQSAGKAFYQSPAPDGSRPGTYYVNLYNLNDMSRNELEALAYHEGLPGHHMQRAIQTGLGDLPPFRRFGGFTAYTEGWGLYSEELGKDMGFYTDPYSDFGRLQMELWRAARLVVDTGIHSKRWSREEAIAYLAENTPNPPGDIEKAIERYIVYPGQATAYMIGKLKIMELRERARTALGDDFDIREFHEVVLVNGPVPLDILEEQVDAWIAEQD; from the coding sequence ATGAAGTTCCCCCTGCTTTGCTCCGCGGCCCTTGCCTCTGCCCTGCTCGCTCTGGGGGCCTGCACGGCAGCATCGGGCGAATCGGGCGCGGCTACCCCATCCGCCAGCGCCCCGGCACAGGCTCCGTCTGATATTGGCACTTTCTTCGAGCAGTACGATGCCGCCAGCCTCGCCCTTTCGCCGCAGAGCAAGGCCTATCGCGGGATTCGCGACGAGGATTACGGCCTGTGGGACGACGCCAGCGCCGAGGCAGATGAAGCCCAGCAAGCGTTGCGCGATCAGTATCTCGCGCAGATGCGCAGCGGATATGATCTCTCTGCGCTCACCGGGCAGGACGCACTGTCCTACCGCCTGTTCGAAGCCAGTGCCGCGCGCTCCGCGTCGCTCGAACCCTATCGCGAATATGGCTTCATTTTCGACCAGATGAACGGCGAGCAGAGCGGAATCCCTGCCTTCCTCATCAATACGCACACGGTCACGAGTGCATCGGATGCGCGGGCCTATGTGTCGCGGATCGAGGGCATCGGCCCGCTGATGGACACGCTGATCGCACGGTCGGCCGAGCGTGCCGGGAACGGCGTAATGCCGCCCGACTGGGTCTATCCCTACGTCCTGTCAGACATCCAGAACCTGCTCGATGCCGGGATGGACAACGCAGTGCTGGAAGACTTCCGCAGCGAAGTCGCCGCGCTCGATCTGTCCGAAGACGAGAGCGGCAGCCTGATCACTGCGGCCGAAGCCGCCTGGGCCTCCTCCGCCGTGCCCGCCTACCAGCGCCTGCGCGGCGAAATGCTCCGCCAGCAGGCGATGGCGCCCACCGAGGACGGGATCTGGCGCTTCCCGCAGGGCGCGCAGTACTACGATGCGCTGCTTGCCTATTATACCACCACCGATCTGACGGCGGACGAAATCCACGCCATCGGGCTCAACGAAGTCGAGCGTATCCACGGGGAAATGCGCGCGATTATGGCGCAGGTCGGGTTCGAGGGCGATCTGCAGGCCTTCTTCGAATTTACCCGCAGCGATCCGCAATTCTACCACACCAGCCGCGAGGACTATCTGGCGGAGGTGGATACCGTACTGGACGCCGTGACCGCGCGGTTGCCCGACTATTTCATCACCCTGCCGCAATACGAATTGCAGGTGAAAGCGGTGGAAGCCTTCCGCGAACAAAGCGCCGGGAAGGCCTTCTACCAGAGCCCCGCACCCGACGGATCGCGCCCCGGCACCTATTACGTTAACCTGTACAATCTCAACGACATGAGCCGCAACGAACTGGAAGCACTCGCCTATCACGAAGGGCTGCCAGGCCACCACATGCAGCGCGCGATCCAGACCGGGCTGGGCGACTTGCCGCCGTTCCGCCGGTTCGGCGGCTTCACCGCCTATACCGAGGGCTGGGGCCTCTATTCGGAGGAGCTCGGCAAGGACATGGGCTTCTACACCGATCCCTATTCCGATTTCGGGCGCCTGCAGATGGAACTGTGGCGCGCGGCGCGGCTGGTGGTGGATACCGGCATCCATTCCAAGCGCTGGAGCCGCGAGGAAGCGATTGCCTACCTGGCCGAGAATACTCCCAACCCGCCCGGCGACATCGAAAAGGCGATCGAGCGCTACATCGTCTATCCGGGGCAAGCGACGGCTTACATGATCGGCAAGCTGAAGATCATGGAACTGCGCGAACGGGCGCGGACGGCGCTGGGCGATGATTTCGATATCCGCGAATTCCACGAGGTGGTGCTGGTCAATGGCCCTGTTCCGCTCGATATTCTCGAAGAGCAGGTTGACGCGTGGATTGCGGAGCAGGATTGA